The following are from one region of the Aquirufa lenticrescens genome:
- a CDS encoding RagB/SusD family nutrient uptake outer membrane protein: MKKLIIISALVATVGINFSCTDNFFEIEPQGAASLTSLSNKNGVNALLIGTYSLLDGVGAGNTGRQSTISNYVFGGITSGDAVKGTDIGDQPEQEYIEQFNWLSDNTYFLGKWQHTYDGVARANETILLAKSTDVKDMTDAERAQVVAEARFLRGHYHFEGKKMWNNVPYIDETIYKRDDPNSTKIPNDKNIWANIEADFLEASKVLPAVQSQKGRATKWAALTYLAKAYIFQKKWAEAKTILLDVYANSGKKLMPNYHDNYRNITNNNAESIFEVEFSVNDGSTGNNGNAGDNLNWPYSANSPGRGCCGFYLPSQNLVNAFKTDADGLPMIGSKADGTADTYNAVDVPNDQGLKSNVAFDLKKDVPVDPRLDWTVGRRGVKFLDWGVMPGNDWIRNQLYSGPYIGKKWMYYLADEGSSTHSTSRRAVNNNYRLLKMSSVILWLAECEVELGNLASAETYVNLIRNRAKTGSVQDASIIYAVNPYPAGTFAAKGADYARNAVRMESRLEFAMEGHRFFDLVRWGIAEPYLNKYLKEESVNGTDAAGRTYNKRGYLVGKTFKAGRNEYFPLPNDEILNSQKNGAATLKQNPGY, from the coding sequence ATGAAAAAGTTAATCATCATCAGCGCTTTAGTAGCGACCGTCGGTATCAACTTTTCTTGTACGGATAATTTCTTCGAAATCGAGCCTCAAGGTGCGGCTTCTTTGACATCATTAAGTAACAAGAATGGGGTGAATGCCTTGTTAATTGGAACTTACTCCTTATTAGATGGGGTAGGGGCAGGAAATACGGGACGTCAGTCTACGATTTCAAACTACGTTTTTGGAGGTATCACCTCAGGTGACGCTGTGAAGGGAACGGATATTGGTGACCAGCCAGAGCAAGAGTATATCGAGCAATTTAACTGGTTATCAGATAACACGTACTTCTTAGGTAAGTGGCAACATACCTATGATGGTGTAGCTCGTGCAAACGAAACCATCTTACTGGCTAAGAGTACGGACGTAAAGGACATGACAGATGCTGAAAGAGCTCAAGTAGTAGCTGAAGCTCGTTTCTTACGTGGCCACTATCACTTCGAGGGTAAAAAGATGTGGAACAATGTTCCGTATATCGATGAGACCATCTACAAAAGAGATGATCCAAACTCGACTAAGATTCCCAATGACAAGAATATTTGGGCTAATATCGAGGCAGACTTTTTAGAGGCATCGAAGGTTTTACCAGCCGTACAATCTCAAAAAGGTCGTGCAACGAAATGGGCTGCCTTAACCTACTTAGCAAAGGCGTATATTTTCCAAAAGAAATGGGCTGAAGCTAAGACTATTTTGTTAGACGTTTATGCTAACTCAGGCAAAAAGTTAATGCCTAATTACCACGATAACTACCGAAACATTACGAACAACAATGCGGAATCTATTTTCGAAGTAGAATTCTCAGTAAATGATGGTTCAACGGGTAACAATGGTAATGCGGGTGATAACTTGAACTGGCCATACTCTGCGAACTCTCCTGGTCGTGGATGTTGCGGATTCTACCTTCCATCTCAAAACCTAGTGAACGCTTTCAAAACGGATGCAGATGGTTTACCGATGATCGGTTCTAAAGCAGACGGTACAGCGGATACGTATAATGCAGTGGACGTTCCGAATGATCAAGGTTTAAAATCTAACGTAGCCTTCGATCTAAAGAAAGATGTACCTGTAGATCCACGTTTAGACTGGACAGTAGGTCGTCGTGGTGTTAAGTTCTTAGACTGGGGTGTGATGCCAGGTAATGATTGGATTCGTAATCAGCTTTATTCAGGTCCTTACATTGGTAAAAAATGGATGTATTATTTAGCTGATGAAGGTAGTTCGACACACTCCACTTCTAGACGTGCGGTGAACAATAACTACCGTTTGTTGAAGATGTCTTCGGTTATCCTTTGGTTAGCAGAGTGCGAAGTAGAGTTAGGTAATTTAGCTTCAGCTGAAACCTATGTTAACTTGATTCGTAATCGCGCTAAAACGGGTTCGGTTCAAGATGCATCCATTATTTATGCAGTTAATCCTTATCCTGCGGGCACGTTTGCAGCAAAGGGGGCTGATTATGCTCGTAATGCCGTACGTATGGAGAGTCGTTTAGAGTTTGCGATGGAAGGTCACCGTTTCTTCGACTTAGTACGTTGGGGAATTGCAGAGCCTTACTTGAACAAGTACTTGAAAGAAGAGTCTGTAAATGGTACAGATGCGGCTGGACGTACGTATAACAAGCGTGGTTACTTAGTCGGAAAAACATTCAAAGCGGGTCGCAATGAATATTTCCCTCTTCCTAACGACGAGATCTTAAACTCTCAAAAGAATGGGGCTGCTACCTTAAAGCAAAATCCTGGTTATTAA
- a CDS encoding alkane 1-monooxygenase: MLRPLRYITPYFLYVLAFLAFTKTGFYCWVPLIYLFFLIPLVELLIKPDAENLTETQEAEAKANPLFDFVLWLTVPLQIGALYLFLTSLNSADSFVDNAGRVVAMGLLCGTFGINAAHELGHRVNKFEQFLAKILLLTSLYMHFFIEHNKGHHKHVATPEDPSTAFYKQHLYAFWIQTFIGTQKKAWQIATSEAKGSIFNEMALFQLIQFALVGLIYYFFGGFVTLCFLVAAFIGAALLETVNYIEHYGLQRDFAKTTFERVKPAHSWNSNHLMGRLTLFELSRHSDHHYLASRKYQILRHMEDAPQMPTGYPGMILLALFPPIWFKVMHRQMDRFGITPQIIPR, translated from the coding sequence ATGCTTCGTCCCCTTCGGTATATTACCCCTTATTTCTTATATGTGCTGGCTTTTCTTGCCTTTACAAAGACAGGGTTTTATTGTTGGGTTCCTTTGATCTATCTGTTTTTCTTGATTCCGCTGGTGGAATTGTTGATAAAACCAGACGCTGAAAATTTAACGGAGACCCAAGAAGCGGAAGCCAAGGCAAATCCCCTTTTCGATTTTGTGCTCTGGTTAACGGTGCCTTTGCAAATAGGAGCGCTTTATTTGTTTTTAACGAGTCTGAATAGTGCCGACTCATTCGTAGATAATGCGGGGCGTGTGGTGGCGATGGGATTATTGTGTGGGACTTTTGGGATTAATGCGGCACATGAATTAGGACATCGGGTGAATAAATTCGAGCAGTTTCTTGCCAAAATCTTATTACTCACTAGCCTCTACATGCACTTCTTTATCGAGCACAATAAAGGACATCACAAACATGTGGCGACGCCGGAGGATCCGAGCACAGCGTTTTATAAGCAGCATTTGTATGCTTTCTGGATTCAGACGTTTATAGGGACCCAAAAGAAGGCGTGGCAGATTGCCACCTCGGAGGCGAAAGGTTCGATCTTTAACGAAATGGCTTTGTTTCAGCTGATTCAATTCGCGCTGGTAGGTCTGATCTATTACTTCTTTGGAGGATTCGTTACGTTGTGCTTTTTAGTCGCGGCTTTCATTGGTGCGGCCTTATTAGAAACCGTGAATTACATTGAGCATTATGGATTGCAGCGGGACTTTGCTAAAACAACCTTTGAACGTGTGAAGCCGGCGCACAGCTGGAATAGTAATCACCTGATGGGCCGATTAACGCTATTTGAGCTTAGCCGTCATAGCGATCACCATTATTTAGCCTCTAGAAAATACCAAATTCTGCGTCATATGGAAGACGCTCCCCAAATGCCCACGGGTTATCCAGGGATGATTTTACTCGCCTTGTTTCCACCTATCTGGTTTAAGGTGATGCACCGGCAGATGGATAGGTTTGGGATTACTCCACAAATTATTCCACGGTAA
- the glmS gene encoding glutamine--fructose-6-phosphate transaminase (isomerizing), translating into MCGIVAYIGKQPAFPVILKGLKRLEYRGYDSSGIALFGDMVNTFKKKGRVAELEAWDEEIISEATVGIGHTRWATHGEPSDANAHPHSSNSGRLTLVHNGIIENYASLKQELVQKGYTFKSETDTEVLVNFIEDIQINNNSTLEEAMRIALKRVVGAYVIIVMEEGFPNRLIAARKGSPLVIGVGEGEHFLASDASPIIEYTKKVIYVNDYELAIITPDEIILKNLGNETITPYIQQLDMELAQIEKGGFDHFMLKEIFDQPGSLTDCLRGRLDMENLTLTLAGVEEHMSVFSQAKRIIIVACGTSWHAGLVAEYMIETLCRIPVEVEYASEFRYRNPVVGEGDVLIAISQSGETADTLVAIEKAKEAGAFIFGVVNAVGSSIARLSHSGAYTHAGPEIGVASTKAFTAQLTVLAMMAIKIGREKKTITEAEYNCYLAELALIPEKVKAVLETHESIKEVAKHYAEARDFLFLGRGYNFPVALEGALKLKEISYIHAEGYPAAEMKHGPIALVDENLPVLFIATKDAYYEKIVSNIQEIKARKGMVIAVISEGDTLIREMADHVMVVPEVDELLAPLVSVIPTQILSYYIGVLRGLDVDKPRNLAKSVTVE; encoded by the coding sequence ATGTGTGGAATCGTAGCGTACATCGGAAAACAGCCAGCATTTCCCGTTATTTTAAAGGGTTTAAAGCGCCTAGAATACCGTGGATATGATAGTTCAGGTATTGCATTATTCGGTGATATGGTGAACACATTCAAGAAAAAAGGCCGCGTAGCGGAGCTGGAAGCTTGGGATGAGGAAATCATTTCAGAAGCAACCGTCGGAATCGGTCACACGCGTTGGGCAACCCACGGTGAGCCATCTGATGCGAATGCGCATCCGCATAGCTCGAACAGTGGTCGTTTGACTTTGGTACATAACGGTATCATCGAAAACTACGCTTCTTTAAAACAAGAATTAGTCCAAAAAGGCTACACATTCAAGAGCGAGACGGACACAGAGGTTTTGGTAAATTTCATCGAAGACATCCAAATCAACAACAATTCCACCCTTGAAGAAGCCATGCGCATCGCGTTAAAACGCGTAGTGGGCGCTTATGTGATCATCGTGATGGAAGAAGGCTTCCCTAATCGCTTGATCGCAGCTCGTAAAGGTTCTCCTTTAGTGATTGGCGTAGGTGAAGGCGAGCATTTTTTAGCCTCCGATGCTTCCCCGATCATCGAATACACGAAGAAAGTTATCTACGTAAACGACTACGAATTAGCCATCATTACGCCCGATGAGATCATTCTGAAGAACTTAGGTAACGAAACTATTACACCGTATATACAACAGTTAGACATGGAATTAGCCCAAATCGAAAAGGGCGGTTTCGACCATTTCATGTTGAAAGAAATTTTTGACCAACCAGGCAGCTTAACAGATTGTTTACGTGGCCGTTTGGACATGGAGAACTTGACCTTGACTTTGGCAGGTGTCGAAGAGCACATGTCCGTTTTCTCTCAAGCAAAACGTATCATCATCGTAGCTTGCGGAACGAGCTGGCACGCCGGTTTAGTCGCTGAATACATGATCGAAACCCTTTGCCGGATTCCAGTAGAGGTAGAATATGCATCTGAATTCCGCTACAGAAATCCAGTCGTGGGCGAAGGCGATGTATTAATTGCCATTTCCCAAAGTGGGGAAACAGCCGATACCCTAGTGGCTATTGAAAAAGCGAAAGAAGCAGGCGCCTTTATTTTTGGGGTGGTAAACGCAGTAGGATCATCTATCGCCCGTTTATCTCACTCAGGTGCTTACACTCACGCTGGTCCAGAAATTGGAGTAGCGAGTACAAAAGCTTTCACTGCACAATTAACGGTGTTAGCGATGATGGCCATCAAAATTGGTCGTGAGAAGAAGACGATTACCGAAGCAGAATACAACTGCTATTTGGCAGAATTAGCTTTAATCCCAGAAAAGGTCAAAGCCGTTTTAGAAACACATGAGTCTATCAAAGAAGTAGCAAAGCATTACGCTGAGGCTCGTGACTTCTTATTCTTAGGTCGTGGATACAATTTCCCAGTAGCTTTAGAAGGCGCCTTGAAATTAAAAGAGATTTCCTACATTCACGCAGAAGGTTACCCAGCAGCAGAGATGAAGCACGGCCCTATCGCCTTAGTGGATGAAAACTTACCCGTATTATTCATCGCCACGAAAGATGCGTACTACGAGAAAATTGTTTCGAACATTCAAGAAATCAAAGCCCGTAAAGGAATGGTGATCGCGGTTATTTCAGAAGGCGACACCTTAATTCGCGAAATGGCGGATCATGTGATGGTGGTTCCAGAAGTAGACGAATTATTAGCACCACTTGTTTCAGTGATTCCTACGCAAATTCTTTCTTACTACATCGGTGTATTGAGAGGGTTGGATGTGGATAAGCCGAGGAATTTAGCGAAGTCCGTTACCGTGGAATAA
- a CDS encoding glycoside hydrolase family 13 protein, producing the protein MKKVLFLGFLFCASFSLIAQDLRVEPLNWWVGMKNPNLQLLIKGKDLSGGVVTSTKKGLIVKKVTNADSPNYLFVDLVVEAGAQAGTYPLVIKKNGAVIHTINYSLEARAKNSANRPSYSTKDVIYLITPDRFANGNPANDKVAGMRDMSLNRSALYDRHGGDLRGILDHLDYIKNMGFTAIWNMPEVENDQTLESYHGYGITDHYKIDRRFGTNEDYRELGMKTQANGMFLIKDIILNHCGNGHWWMEDKPFKDWINFGGKFTSTTHRRETVQDPHVSKYDAKLQTEGWFVPAMPDLNQKNPFMQQYIIQNTIWWIEYAHLGGLRIDTYPYSTKEFATMWSDAVLYEYPNLNMVGEEWSSNPIITSYWQRGKVNRDGYKSSLPALMDFPLQNAISEAMNENDKEWGKGLNKIYSVISNDLVYADPDNLVVFGDNHDMSRIYTQVKHDQALLKMAMTYIFTTRGIPQVFYGTEILMSNPKSSEHGEIRGDFPGGWAGDAKNAFTGANMTADEKAMQDFFKKILAWRKGSEAIHKGKLMHFGPENSGEGNGVYVYFRYTDKAKVMVVLNKNADARAIDLSHYEEILPAGAKAHNVMESTDVVFGKTLSVPAKSAQIFEIR; encoded by the coding sequence ATGAAAAAAGTCCTTTTTCTAGGCTTCCTATTTTGTGCCTCTTTCTCTCTTATTGCTCAAGATTTACGTGTCGAACCACTTAACTGGTGGGTAGGGATGAAGAATCCGAATTTACAATTATTGATCAAAGGTAAAGACCTCAGTGGAGGCGTGGTGACTTCCACGAAGAAAGGTTTGATCGTGAAAAAAGTGACGAACGCTGATAGCCCTAATTACTTATTTGTGGACTTAGTCGTGGAGGCAGGAGCGCAGGCCGGTACCTATCCTTTGGTCATCAAAAAGAACGGAGCAGTCATTCACACGATCAATTATAGCTTAGAAGCACGTGCGAAAAATTCTGCGAATCGTCCATCGTATTCCACGAAAGATGTGATCTATTTAATTACGCCAGACCGCTTTGCGAACGGTAATCCAGCAAATGATAAAGTGGCCGGAATGCGCGATATGTCATTAAATAGAAGCGCGTTATATGATCGCCATGGTGGGGATTTACGCGGGATTTTAGACCATTTGGACTACATAAAAAATATGGGTTTTACTGCTATCTGGAATATGCCGGAGGTGGAAAATGACCAAACCTTAGAAAGTTACCATGGATACGGCATAACGGATCATTACAAGATTGATCGCCGTTTTGGGACGAATGAAGACTACCGCGAGTTGGGAATGAAAACCCAAGCGAATGGGATGTTTTTGATCAAAGATATTATTTTGAATCACTGTGGAAATGGCCACTGGTGGATGGAAGATAAGCCGTTTAAGGACTGGATTAATTTTGGTGGGAAATTCACCTCCACTACACACCGCCGCGAAACGGTTCAGGATCCACACGTATCAAAATACGATGCAAAATTACAGACGGAAGGTTGGTTCGTTCCAGCGATGCCGGATTTGAACCAGAAGAATCCGTTTATGCAGCAGTACATTATTCAAAACACGATTTGGTGGATTGAGTACGCACATTTAGGTGGTCTACGTATCGATACTTATCCGTATTCGACCAAGGAATTCGCGACGATGTGGTCTGATGCGGTATTATATGAATACCCGAATTTGAATATGGTGGGCGAGGAATGGTCATCGAATCCGATCATCACTTCGTACTGGCAACGCGGAAAAGTGAACCGTGATGGCTATAAATCGTCGTTACCGGCTTTGATGGACTTCCCATTGCAGAATGCGATTTCGGAGGCGATGAATGAAAACGATAAGGAATGGGGCAAAGGTTTGAACAAAATCTACAGCGTCATTTCGAACGACTTAGTCTATGCGGATCCTGATAACTTGGTTGTTTTTGGAGATAACCATGATATGTCTCGTATTTATACTCAAGTGAAACACGATCAAGCATTGTTGAAAATGGCGATGACCTATATTTTCACAACGCGCGGTATTCCGCAAGTATTTTATGGCACAGAAATTTTAATGTCGAATCCGAAATCTTCTGAGCATGGTGAGATTCGTGGTGACTTCCCTGGTGGCTGGGCTGGCGATGCGAAAAATGCATTCACGGGCGCTAATATGACAGCAGATGAGAAGGCGATGCAGGATTTCTTTAAGAAGATTTTGGCCTGGAGAAAAGGTTCGGAGGCGATTCATAAGGGTAAGTTGATGCATTTTGGTCCAGAGAATTCAGGCGAAGGAAACGGTGTCTACGTATATTTCCGTTACACGGATAAGGCCAAAGTGATGGTGGTACTAAACAAGAATGCAGATGCGCGTGCCATCGACTTAAGCCATTACGAGGAAATTTTGCCGGCAGGAGCGAAAGCCCATAATGTGATGGAATCGACAGATGTCGTTTTCGGTAAAACACTCAGCGTTCCAGCTAAATCAGCTCAAATTTTTGAAATCCGATGA
- a CDS encoding alpha-amylase family glycosyl hydrolase, with the protein MRLIFFLLFSISAFAQVTTEEIFPTGDKEITLIFDLKLAKDSRASGLLGKTSDVFLWSGAGDADAGDAFKYQPAGQTNFSAPFEKGKMTSLGNDKWSIKLNPRTYFNVPAGNPIVKLGLLLKSGDGKAQTEDFILKLYAGSYAVKWLSPTESFTLAEAGTSVNVRAKFSATSSISLKSAGTVLSSSASSDSINYTYSLGTEKGKLHTLILEGTAGTSTIKDSVRILTKPLVVTEALPTGIKDGVNYVGNKVVLCFYAPSTSFVYAIGEFSNWSALPAYLMKKTPDGLRYWIDLGVQEAGKEVAYQFWVDGKLAVADPLTEKILDPNNDTYISATTYPSLKKYPSGAKGIVSVFESGATPYVWKTTNFTRPASSNLHVYELLVRDFVADRRYKTVADSLGYLKKLGINALELMPVAEFSGNDSWGYNPIFYTAPDKAYGTKNDLKYLIDKCHENGIAVIMDIVLNQADYENPYVKMYWDGAKPTATSPFFNPTATHPYSVFFDFNHESTHTQWLVDVVTKFWLEEYKIDGYRFDLSKGFTQTPSGSNVDLWGQYDASRVKIWKRFYDKIRSYDASAYVVLEHFAANNEENELSNYGMLLWGNSKFDMARVAQGYTQDLSNASYKMRGFTNPSVMSYIESHDEERLMVEVTNGGKKVFTAQEKLERMKMAVATFLTIPGPKMIWQFGELGYDVSINENGRTGTKPLKWTYAQDSERAKLLKVYQQLGALKTSKPIFTTTDFTVGSLSAVKRNLLTKGSDYLLVVANPDVNSQVISASFPKTGVWYDYFSGKSFEVKDAEAKMNLLPGEFHLLTNVSWNTSNLGLVPWSTPDFNIMGVEATSLNVKVYPNPARDMVQVDWETEMTTETSLRVMDSAGREVLQKTLPQTKGINSTTLSTQNIPKGLYFIQLNNSKAKLVVQ; encoded by the coding sequence ATGAGACTAATTTTCTTTTTGCTTTTCAGTATTTCTGCCTTTGCGCAAGTAACGACAGAAGAGATTTTCCCCACGGGAGATAAAGAGATTACCTTAATTTTTGATTTGAAGCTCGCGAAAGATTCGCGGGCTTCTGGTCTTTTAGGGAAAACGAGCGACGTCTTTTTATGGTCTGGAGCCGGCGATGCAGATGCAGGTGACGCGTTTAAATACCAGCCCGCTGGCCAAACAAACTTCAGCGCTCCCTTCGAAAAAGGAAAGATGACTTCCTTAGGTAACGACAAATGGTCCATCAAATTAAACCCGCGCACCTATTTTAATGTGCCCGCCGGAAACCCTATAGTTAAGCTGGGACTGTTGTTAAAAAGCGGAGATGGGAAAGCGCAGACAGAGGATTTTATTCTCAAACTGTATGCAGGGTCTTATGCCGTGAAATGGCTTTCACCTACGGAGTCCTTTACCTTAGCGGAGGCGGGAACTTCCGTTAATGTACGTGCGAAATTTTCTGCGACTTCATCGATTAGTTTGAAGTCGGCTGGGACAGTTCTTTCCAGTTCGGCATCTTCTGATTCCATTAATTATACCTATTCTTTAGGTACAGAAAAAGGCAAATTGCATACGCTGATTTTAGAGGGGACAGCTGGAACCTCTACGATAAAAGATTCCGTACGCATTTTGACTAAGCCTTTAGTGGTGACGGAAGCTTTGCCTACTGGAATAAAAGATGGTGTGAATTATGTGGGGAACAAGGTGGTGCTATGCTTTTATGCGCCATCGACCTCGTTTGTTTATGCGATAGGGGAATTTTCGAATTGGTCAGCTTTGCCAGCTTACTTGATGAAAAAGACGCCAGATGGTTTGCGTTATTGGATTGATTTAGGCGTTCAGGAAGCGGGGAAAGAAGTAGCCTATCAATTTTGGGTGGATGGAAAATTAGCGGTGGCAGATCCGTTGACGGAGAAGATTTTGGATCCCAACAATGATACCTACATTTCGGCGACTACCTACCCATCTCTGAAAAAATATCCTTCCGGAGCGAAAGGAATTGTCTCTGTTTTTGAATCAGGAGCGACGCCTTATGTTTGGAAGACGACTAATTTTACGCGTCCAGCGTCTTCGAACTTACACGTTTATGAGCTATTAGTGCGTGATTTTGTAGCGGATCGACGCTACAAAACGGTGGCGGATTCGCTAGGTTATTTGAAGAAATTAGGGATTAATGCATTGGAATTAATGCCGGTGGCAGAGTTCTCCGGAAACGATTCTTGGGGCTATAATCCAATCTTTTATACTGCTCCGGACAAGGCGTATGGGACGAAGAACGACTTGAAATATTTGATCGATAAATGCCACGAAAATGGGATTGCGGTCATTATGGACATCGTGTTGAACCAGGCGGATTATGAGAATCCGTATGTGAAGATGTATTGGGACGGAGCAAAACCTACGGCGACGAGTCCATTCTTTAATCCTACGGCGACGCATCCGTACAGTGTATTCTTTGATTTTAATCACGAGAGCACGCACACTCAATGGCTGGTGGATGTGGTCACGAAGTTTTGGCTAGAAGAATACAAAATCGATGGCTATCGTTTCGATTTGTCCAAAGGCTTTACCCAAACCCCTTCCGGTTCAAACGTGGATCTTTGGGGGCAGTATGACGCGTCCCGCGTGAAGATTTGGAAAAGATTTTATGATAAAATTCGTTCCTATGATGCGTCCGCTTATGTGGTGTTAGAGCATTTTGCGGCAAATAATGAAGAGAATGAATTAAGTAATTATGGGATGCTTTTGTGGGGGAATAGCAAATTCGATATGGCTCGTGTGGCACAGGGTTACACCCAAGATTTAAGTAATGCCTCGTATAAAATGCGTGGTTTTACTAATCCAAGTGTCATGAGCTATATCGAGTCTCATGACGAAGAACGTCTGATGGTAGAAGTGACGAATGGAGGCAAAAAAGTCTTCACAGCACAAGAAAAACTCGAGCGAATGAAAATGGCCGTGGCCACTTTCTTAACGATTCCGGGACCTAAGATGATCTGGCAATTTGGTGAATTAGGTTACGATGTTTCGATCAATGAGAATGGTCGCACTGGAACCAAACCTTTGAAATGGACATACGCTCAAGATTCCGAGCGAGCTAAATTGTTGAAAGTGTACCAGCAATTAGGGGCACTCAAAACGAGTAAACCTATTTTTACGACAACCGATTTTACAGTAGGTTCTTTATCCGCGGTGAAGCGGAATTTGTTAACGAAGGGATCGGATTACTTGTTAGTTGTAGCCAATCCGGATGTGAATTCTCAAGTAATTTCAGCTAGCTTCCCTAAGACAGGTGTTTGGTATGATTATTTTAGTGGCAAGTCATTTGAGGTGAAAGATGCAGAAGCGAAGATGAATTTGCTACCAGGGGAATTTCATTTGCTAACGAATGTGTCCTGGAATACTTCAAATCTTGGTTTAGTGCCTTGGTCGACTCCTGATTTCAATATTATGGGAGTGGAGGCAACATCGCTAAACGTGAAAGTTTATCCGAACCCAGCACGAGATATGGTTCAAGTAGATTGGGAAACTGAAATGACAACCGAAACAAGTTTGCGTGTTATGGATAGTGCGGGTCGCGAAGTACTACAGAAAACCTTGCCTCAAACGAAAGGTATAAATTCCACGACCTTATCCACTCAAAACATTCCTAAGGGATTGTATTTCATTCAATTAAACAATAGCAAAGCTAAACTTGTTGTCCAGTAA
- a CDS encoding amidase, which translates to MKKIAFLLLFASPLFAQTKSDLSGAANLFDIQFTTQELDTLYSDVVDNLANYKAMHALSLKNNVPLSLWQNPKLPGMKFDQTQRPVVWPAVRATLPARKSDLAFYSIDQLAYLIKTKQITSVELTQFFIERIKTHGPTLQCVISIQEDLALAQARQADKEIAAGKYRGLLHGIPYGLKDLFAVKGTKTTWGAAPYKDQVIDEDAYVYSKLKESGAVLVAKFTLGALAMGDYWYGGRTKNPWNLNYGSSGSSAGSASATVAGLVPFAIGTETWGSIVSPSTTCGATGLRPTFGSISRSGAMALSYSLDKVGPICRSANDAAIVFHYLHGTDGKDLAAVNMPFNYQANRPMKGMKIAYAKNYFDKIKDTTRSEWKVLSDLKKQGVQLIPVEFPDEKAYTFNIMDVVIGAECAAQFDEMTRKNIDDQLTRQTKYDWPNQFRTARFVPAVEYINAQRHRYLLMQKVNEVVSQYDAIICPSRGGGNQSAITNLTGHPVVCVPTGLDAKSGLPTGISFVGKLYDEGTLLRIAQFYQDNTSHEEIHPKPFL; encoded by the coding sequence ATGAAAAAAATCGCCTTCTTACTGCTATTCGCTAGCCCACTTTTTGCCCAAACGAAATCGGATCTTTCAGGTGCGGCAAACTTGTTTGACATTCAATTCACCACCCAAGAATTAGATACGCTCTATTCTGATGTGGTGGATAACCTAGCGAATTACAAGGCGATGCACGCGCTTTCATTGAAAAATAATGTGCCGCTGAGTCTTTGGCAAAATCCGAAACTTCCGGGAATGAAATTTGATCAGACGCAGCGTCCGGTGGTTTGGCCTGCGGTTCGCGCAACGCTACCTGCGAGAAAATCTGATTTAGCTTTCTATTCCATCGATCAACTTGCGTATCTCATCAAGACGAAACAAATTACCTCGGTCGAATTAACGCAATTTTTCATCGAGCGGATTAAGACGCACGGCCCTACTTTGCAATGCGTGATTAGTATACAAGAGGATTTAGCTTTAGCACAAGCGCGTCAGGCGGACAAAGAAATCGCGGCGGGTAAATACCGCGGCTTGTTGCACGGAATTCCCTACGGGTTGAAGGATTTGTTTGCGGTGAAAGGCACAAAAACGACTTGGGGCGCGGCTCCGTACAAGGATCAGGTGATCGATGAAGATGCCTATGTCTATTCAAAATTGAAAGAGTCAGGAGCTGTTTTAGTCGCTAAATTCACGTTAGGCGCCCTAGCCATGGGTGATTATTGGTACGGCGGTAGAACGAAAAATCCATGGAATTTGAATTACGGGTCCTCTGGTTCCTCGGCTGGATCTGCTTCAGCAACGGTGGCAGGATTAGTCCCTTTTGCGATCGGAACTGAGACCTGGGGTAGCATCGTTTCGCCCTCTACGACGTGCGGAGCGACGGGTTTGCGTCCTACTTTTGGGAGCATTTCTCGCTCTGGCGCGATGGCTTTGAGTTATTCTTTAGACAAAGTAGGTCCTATTTGCCGTTCCGCAAATGATGCGGCGATCGTGTTCCATTACTTGCACGGAACGGATGGAAAGGATTTGGCAGCCGTGAACATGCCCTTTAATTACCAGGCAAATCGCCCCATGAAGGGAATGAAGATTGCCTATGCCAAAAACTATTTTGACAAAATCAAAGACACCACTCGCAGCGAATGGAAGGTCTTATCAGATCTAAAGAAGCAAGGCGTTCAATTAATTCCGGTAGAATTTCCAGACGAAAAAGCCTATACCTTTAACATCATGGACGTCGTGATCGGGGCAGAATGCGCCGCGCAATTTGATGAGATGACGCGTAAAAACATCGACGATCAACTCACCCGCCAAACCAAATACGACTGGCCCAACCAATTCAGAACGGCTCGTTTTGTGCCAGCAGTTGAATACATCAACGCCCAACGCCACCGCTATTTGTTAATGCAAAAAGTGAACGAAGTCGTTTCGCAATACGATGCGATTATTTGTCCATCGCGTGGAGGCGGTAATCAATCCGCGATTACGAATTTAACAGGTCATCCTGTGGTCTGCGTACCCACGGGTCTCGATGCGAAAAGCGGCTTGCCTACGGGTATTTCCTTTGTAGGTAAACTCTACGATGAAGGTACCTTATTGCGTATCGCGCAGTTTTACCAGGACAACACCTCTCACGAAGAAATTCATCCTAAGCCCTTTTTGTAG